The genomic segment TTTGTTATTATTTTGGTTGCAGATTTGAATCCAATATTGCTCAGCAGGAAAAAACTTATTTTAAAAAATCACCAttcattgtttttttgggttttttgttgttttttttagttctagtttgattttggtgtgtgtgtgtgtgtgtgtgtgtgtgtgtgtgtgtgtttatcattttcCCAACGGCAACAATGCAATTTCCATTAAACAGCATGATCATGATCTTGATTTTAATAAGCTTTGTTATTATTTTGGTTGCAgaatcagcagaaaaaaaacaactttatttttCAAAAATCTGCTGATCCTTTccattcattgtttgttttgtgttctaatttgattttggtgtgtgtgtgtgggggggggggggggggggagggggggggcatcatTTTCATGACGTCAACAATGAAATTTCCATCAAACAACATGACCAGTTTCGCTCCTCTCGATCGGGTACGTGTAACTGTCAGTACATCTGAACCCTTTAAGTGCAGAAGGTATAACGCAAACTTGTCACTTGGGTACACGTGTACCCTAGTTGTTGACAGCTCATGTTATCATTTTGCTGGCCTTGGGCGGTGACGCAGATAACTCATGAGGACTCCATTGCTCGTTTGttccgtttcttttcttctcctcccccccaccaccgccccccatttcttcttctttttttcttcttcttttctttaagcaAAAAGAGCAGAAAATCATTCACTGGCCGATCCTTATGAGAGCATgatgtacttcacacacacatgtgcacacacacacgcacacgtacacaactTACACGTGTTGTGCACGCTATGACTGGCATCGTAagttattgcacctattggttacattttcatggtttgtgtgaCGAAAaagagcaagatggtggcacgttagtttagtgactgagtCCGCATCAAAATTgggtaaaataacgtacaaagtAAGAGTCGAAATCCCTGCATCTAAAATGGGttatatcgtttcatacatgcacaaaaattgccggtaaaataggtgcaataattcaggatgctaaactTAGACTTACGTATCACTGAACCAACCTCCAAATGCGCGTATCCATGAGTGCCAAGGTTCGGGTCTTCGAGACATGGCAGCGGCTTACTCCTATCCTTCTTGGCAAACACGGTGCCAGGCCCAAGCTTGATCGTTTTCAACAGGAGATCACATGCCACTAGCACGCCATAGAAACACCCGACAACCAGCGCAGCGGCTCGCTTGCACAGCCCTTGTATCGTAAACTGCACAGACATTGTTTTAATTTAACATGGAGGGAACACCAACTGCAACCGAACTCTGATCTCCCGCCGAATGACTCAGAAGTGACGACGTTGATGATTTGGGGTTCGGGGACAAACTGCCagaccacaacagcaacaatcgaATAAACTAGAATTCCAAATGGACTGCCTGAAACAAGACAAgcagcatgcacacaggcacTGACTGATCGCGGTCAGAACACACAGCAGAAAGCAAGCGACGGGATCTGCCGTCTTGTCGGCTGTGTTGCTCTGAGAAAGCGACGTAGAGCTGAGTTCAGCGACTAATCGGCGTGACGCCCCTGAGGTAAAACAAGTGACGTTGCgatctcgctttttttttttttttttttatatcagtgcCCACGAACCCACGACGTAGGTGTCGCGTGGTGGAGGGATGGTCCAGCCAAGGGTCAGTACATGCGTACCCACGTTTTTAATCTTTCAGTGCACTCCCGTACAGTTGCACGCATGTTTTAAACTGATGGAAATCAATGTCAGTCGAACAtgacaacacaccatcatgtttggaatgcaacacaacagctcgcatgcacagagagggagatgggaggagcggggaggagaggggcTGAGTCAATTTGCTTTGAATAAATTTGACCTGTGTGGGTGGCAAGCATAATATATTATGGGCGACACAATAAATGTGCAGACTTTAAGCTCGGCAAGTGAGCGTGcatacgtgcgcacgcgcgcgtgtgtgtaaaatcTAGCATTTCAAATACTGGAAGGTAGGGACACAAGGGGCAATTGCCTAAATGTCTACAAGGGGCATAGCCGTTTGCTTATCAGAAATAACTACTTTGCAGAACCGGTGTCATCAACACCTGGAATAACCTTCCAGACTATGAAGATACAGCACTAACAGTCACCTCTTTTAAGACCAGATTGGACGCCCACTGGCAAACCTACTGACACTGTATAATCTCCCTTGCTATGAATAGATAGCACAGTAAGACCTGTACCGCTACGCATGCAAGGAGAAGTTGAAATCTGAACAGGCCTTAGAAAAGGCCTCAAGCGcctcaagttcaagttcaagtaacCACTTGTGTCCTGGCTTTGATAGCTCAGCACTGCCTCTATCTCCTATTCGACCCATCGCCTCATCCTTCCACCCCTGCTAACCTGtaccacccacccctatcacccaccCCTGCTAACCTGTATCACTCACCCCTATCACCCACCCATGCTAACTTGtaccacccacccctatcacccaccCCTGCTAACCTGtaccacccacccctatcacccaccCCTGCTAACCTGTAtcacccacccctatcacccaccCCTGCCAACCTGTAtcacccacccctatcacccaccCCTGCTaacctgtaccccccacccctatcacccaccCCTGCTAACCTGTATCACCCACCCCTGCTAACCTGTATCACTCACCCCTGCTAACCTGTAtcacccacccctatcacccaccCCTGCTAACCTGTAacacccacccctatcacccaccCCTGCTAACCTGTAacacccacccctatcacccaccCCTGCTAACCTGTAtcatccacccctatcacccaccCCTGCTAACCTGTAtcatccacccctatcacccaccCCTGCTAACCTGTAacacccacccctatcacccaccCCTGCTAACCTGTATCACCCACCCCTGCTAACCTGTATCACCCACCCCTGCTAACCTGTAtcatccacccctatcacccaccCATGCTAACCTGTAacacccacccctatcacccaccCCTGCTAACCTGTAacacccacccctatcacccaccCCTGCTAACCTGTAtcatccacccctatcacccaccCCTGCTAACCTGTAtcatccacccctatcacccaccCCTGCTAACCTGTATCACCCACCCCTGCTAACCTGTATCATCCACCCCTGCTAACCTGTATCATCCACCCCTGCTAACCTGTATCACCCACCCCTGCTAACCTGTATCATCACCCACCCCTGCTAACCTGTATCACCACCCACCCCTGCTAACCTGTATCATCACCCCTGCTAACCTGTATCATCACCCCTGCTAACCTGTATCATCACCCACCCCTCCTAATGCTCTCAACACCTTATCACATACTGCTGTAATCAACAGGCATGCTCAGGCATGACTCCATGCACAGGCTTAATCAAATTTGTATTGTGCTTTTGAAATGCACTTTGTTCCCTGTAGTCTCCTGTTCTTTCTGCCCTTCACTCACCACTCTAATTCATTCTCTCCATGTGTCACCATATCTCATACCACCTTTATTACAAGTATGCTGTGAGATATGCGTACCACTCCgtactacgcacacacacacacacacacacacacacacacacacacacacacacagagagagagagagagaggcctataAAACCTGATATTGCATTTGAGTTACCTTGAACTAATAAGCCATGGAATTTAGAATAAAATTTGCGTTAAGTCCacatgtgtgcaacaaaaccgttctttttacgataaaataaaataaatcatactgatcacactgatataaagttgaccactgtaGTGGgccgggaacataattagattttgatttttagtgTCAAGATTCGTGTGGTTTTATTGCTTCTGCCCGTGTGACAGCGGCTTACAAAGAGTCGCACGGCAAGAGCAGGTGAAGGTTACGAAAGCGCGGTTTGTTGGTCATCACATAAAGCGtgtagcgcggtacagtacatgtgactgactgctgccgcgctgatgctgatctgtagGCAGGACACtgcggcagtttcagtttcagtagctcaaggaggcgtcactgcgttcggacaaatccatatacgctacaccacatctgccaagcagatgcctgaccagcagcgtaacccaacgcgcttagtcaggccttgagaaaaaaaaaaataatagataagcttacataaatatataaataaataaataataattataatataaaaaggtagtagtaatgataataataataaaataataataataaataaataagacaacaatgatgataaaaaagcaaataaatgtaaatgcgacagacaacagacactgtACAGAGAGCTAGTAAGatagctctttggggtcaaaaggaaacaaacattttcaatttcatgtattttatactaaatcgATAGAAGacacaaatttgcttttatgaatgtattccagtttccagtttcagcaCGACATCATTTAGTTCTGAAGTAcatttttgttgacattttatgcaatgcacaacttggaaatacttgaGGTTCTGCTTATTaacatgtagaatataaatatccaaAATTAATATGTGTTAACCAGGTATGTTTGAATGAATATCAGTTgtgggagcactgtccagacaattaattcggaAACTGAGTGTGGAAGACAGATGATGGCCAAAtcgaccttcttcttctgcgttccccgtgatcatggtctcagacttgcagtcctatgctggaaatgaaggtggtggtcttgatgaggtcttctttggtgccgcagagcttttctgccagtgtggctccacagggccactgctgcgtccatgcatcttgatacagggggcaggactgcaggatgtgctccggggtttgtgggcctgccttacacgggcagtcaggagtgtgtgacagcttcattcggtacatgtggtctcgcaggcggcagtgccccgtgcgtagtcggaatatgattgtctgctggaatggctgcaggtgaggcatctggtcatcaggtggatggctatgttgttgctggaatgtgtttttgaattttcgtttgaccagagtttttgcctccctgtatgagactggctggtttgtctgctccagtctgctgccagacttggccagtctgtccgcctcctcgtttcctgccagaccacagtgggcagggatccattggacagcgacgtgtgtgtgtagcgagagaTCGCCAAGGAGgcgctgtgtgtctctttccaactgctcACTGGGTGACTGCAATTTTTGGATGGCTGATCtgcagtctgtcagaaagacGACGTATTCAGGCGGGTGTTGGTCTGCTTTGATCAGTCTGGCAGCTTCTCTCAGAGCAGTAAGTTCGGCCCGGTAGTTTGACGAGCGTCCACCCGCAGGCAGAGAGTGAGTGGAGGTGTGGCCATCTGGGTGACTGATGAAGATTCCACTTCCTCCATTCTTAATGGCTGCATCAGCAGATCCGTCAGTGTAGATGCGAGTCCACACTGAGGCGTTGTACTTTGCGTGCAGCATCTCCAGCGTGAGGGTCTTCAGCATGTAGTCTGGCTGGTCTCCCTTGCTGGTCACTCCTGGCACGTCTGTAGCGTAGAACACGCCGTCCTGCTGAAGATTCCATTCTTCGGCATCCTGGAGAGGCTCTCGTTCTtcaggggtgctggggaggaTGTCGCTGTGGGTTCTCAGCAGTTTTTTTGCCAGGTGGTTGAAGCTGCTTCTCTTCAGTCTATTTTTGGTTGGTTCTTGCAGCTGTTGGTGGGCTGGGTGTGAGGGAAGTCTTTGGAGTTTTTCATGCTGTATGAGAATTTTCTCTTCTCGTCTGGTGTCCAGGGGAGCGAGTCCTGTGGTTGCTTCTAGGGTGATGATGGGAGTGGTTTTCAGTCCCCCAGTGATGATCCGCATGCTTGTGTTTTGCACTTTGGCCAGCCTGCTTGTGTTGGTTTGTGCAGCAGTGGCCCAGGCTGATGATCCGTATTCCATTACTGGGCGGATGTTGCCTGTGTATACCTGTTTGAGGATGGTGTTGTTGGCTCCCCATTTGGTGCCCGCTAGTTTCTTCATGAGGGACAGCCTTTTTGTagccctcttttctgtctctttgatgtgggggttccatgtcaatctcCTGTCCAGTTTGACACTGAGGTAGGTTGgtgtgtcttcttgtggaatttgCCCAAATcaaccaacatcatgtcttgatgtgaaaagaatggtatgaaatacatctttttctttggaaatgaaccaatagttgcaaatgtgactcatgatCCCTGATTTCTTTTTCCCCGAAACATAgaaggcactccattttcacattaaGTATctccagtgtttaactgtttaaagtactactgttcattATATTGTGAAATGGGAACAGTATAAtctatatcacttgacaaaagttatcCTCTTTATCTGAATAATTGCAATAAAagcaccggattctttgtatctgcCGGTTTATTCGATCAGTAAACAGAAAACTTATTAGCTTTATCCTCATAGTGTATAAATCTGTAGAAAACCAAAATGTAATAAATGTAAAActgtgagaaaagaaaaaaaacaaaaacaaacaaacaacaaagcaacagcaacaacaacaaacacaaaaactaaGAATAAGAATTTTTATTATCTGCGAAAAGCAGAACGAAAGAACATGTGTTGCGTGTCCGAACGTTAcgttgacttcatctcaagcacttttaaacgtgaaatgcttcaaacgtttttttttcttttttcttttaaatcattcACAATCAGTGCATAGTTTGGTTTtccagaacttgtgtgatgtaaaacgtagctgttctaatcaaattctgcaaaacgGTAAGATCGTAGGGACTGACGTGCTTTTCGGATACAACGAtttttttcattccacacttcgtctgtcgcGTGAACTGATAATGCATCATTTCGTGATATAACTTCACAAGACGGTATAAGCCAGAATCAAGGTAATTatagggggtgattttctactctgaactttgttgtttgcaatttttgatgcaacaagtattCAACTAAAATCAGTCTTATCGAACAACATGAGTTGACTTGTTTCGAagtcttacgccagtatccgaatataatcgcatctcgccatgtgtcagaaacagtgattgtgtctaaacttaatcggaaaaaaagcataaacaaaccacaacaacgtcGAAATTAACATaaacagtttattttcaaacaatataTCAACCGCtcggtgcgaatgaacatatcggagatttccgtgtaacataatATGTACATTTCACACGCTGTTGGAAACaccacattctctgaatctgagttcaaacacacacgattgaagggtgtttgtcaaaccgatttacgcctTCTCGCAATGGATCTGCATGATTTATatgaaaacagttctaattttgtttacatgtatactTTATTGGGACggttacatgcacagaagtaacacagaaaagcggaatgaaaattaatatgcgacgtcgattgcttTTAAATGGTTGAATAGACATTTTtaccagaaaatgagtgtatgtccTGTcaaagatagatgtgttgaccacctgttgcaagtaaagaacgtgaaGTGTAAttatgaatgtgcttgcctttgaatgaatgaaaaacatgtcaagtggaacgggttgtttacgtttGTCACATGGGTTTTTTGCGTAACATTTCAAACTGAATataccatttttattgatgatcaatgttttaatataacaacaaatgaatatagattAGGTCTGTGTGTACTGGATTCTAATAagatttgtacttatttgtttctgaccacttcaagTTCAGACACATatccatgtcacaaaatggcgcatAAAATTTTAATTTtgaatgtttttaataattttcaacacatttaagacgcAAGAATAAAAcagattctcacaaaattgttgcagacatttctctattcaattgcaatcctgataacatgtgaaatatttgaataatcattgtaaacacatgtaaacacatcagactgagagaccccgatTTCCAataaagttctggagactgacccattttcatcttccaggcagtctttgctcttcatgactatctgatgcacttcattttgccaccttcatactccagccacaCGCAGTCactttcccacgctaaactgacgtgtctgCTGCGCGttacatttgcaaataccgcttcatttccaaagaaaaatatgtatttcatactattcttttcacatcaagacatgatgctggtagattttgccatcatctgccttccatgctttctgatttaattgtctggacagtgttcTGACATTGTTCAttgaaacaaatcaaatcaaatcaaaaacactttattaatccacatggaaattaagttgtgcaatcacaggctcgttgtaaacactggcataaatcATCAtacgcaacataagaagagattaaaactagtcaaataagaattcccaatagctcacgatagactaaccccccccccctccgcacacacacatactcatgttaaggcaatagggtattgcacaacaatatttacaaatgaaaacatccaacaaaaaaagggtatatattactaaaaatgacatgcgcgcacgcacgcacgcacgcacgcacacgcgcacacacacacacacacacacacacacacatgcacacacgttaagaccatacattaataaaaacatcaagggaataaatcgtatatataagtaaaatgtacacacacacacacacacacacacacacaacgtatgcatgcacataacatatgtcacgccaataaaattagtacattaacattaagatacatgaaatccaagtaaaataagaaaatatttaaaaatcacttccgatcaaacacacacagaaacacttgcccgtgctcacccgctcagtcccacatgcacgcataatgtctgcacccatgcactcgtctgctggtgaagttcaggtgttgctgtggcgagggggcttgggggtggaagggttcactcatgagttagtgtattggatgttttgattgtgtgcacgaatggctgtaggaatgaatgaattaatgtagcgagatgttcttgcgcgtggagctctgaacctgccacttatgtctgaccttctgctattaatgtcatcatgtagtgggtgtctttcgtcggtcaaaattgttattagtctgtcagtcagttttctattgtgcatgttgctaaaggtgtcttgtcttatacccatcaccccacccgctttcctaatgactttttccaacctgtcattgtcatgtttggtcaagttcccccccccccccccccccacacacacacacacaccccaacccccagcacacggctccataattatgttaaaacactgcagacaacagctgtgtaaaacatttggagcatctgcttgcatacattaaaagatttcatttttctaagacagtacatgcgactgttgctctttttaatgagtgcagttgagttttcattccaagacagcttattgtcgattatcacaccaagatattagatagcttattgtcgattatcacaccaagatattagatagcttattgtcgattatcacaccaagatattgaGCCTGGTTAACACGTATTTAGGTATTTGTATTCTACACATTAATATGCAGAGCATGGAGTATTTCCAaattgtgcattgcgtaaaatgtcaacaaattTGTACTAACGAAATAAATGATCCCGAgctgtaaattcacctttgcagtcagtataatactgtttccattctttatgaaatgtcatgattggtaagaaactggaaaacattcataaaagcaaatttgcgtcttctactAATTTAGTATAAAGTACATGAacttaaaaatgtttgtttccttttgaccccaaagagtgggagggggacgggggaggggggtacgagGCAACCAAcgacgagaaaaaagaaaatgttctcTCACAATGCATAAAGACAACCGTCAAGAAAACATCAGTCAACAGCCGAGAAAGATACCCGGCcgacagcactgaacaacaccgaCACCCATCGGGACAACGATTCCCTTTGACTACAGCTCCGATACCAAACGGACCACAGCATCGAACACCTGTCTACCAccgattaaccctttcaccgccaagctcgcatttatgtacaggcatggtagaggatccatgtcactgaaaggtgaccattcattggtctgttatccatgaagctactgctcttaatgttcggtggtatgataggccatattttctatgcattgtagggggaatccccagctattcttagccactgtcttttctgtatttataccacaaggggattttgtactctaaattgactggcggtgaaagggttaaagacaactgcggacatctgtccagaacaacttgaccttaagggcgtgaagccgataggtcgttaaactcatctCTACCAGTTCTTaactgtctcccagaagaactgaaactgacacaggctgactgatcagtgatgtgaggtgcaaggaaatccttgatCAGATGGGCtagctgtgtgctgcttgtaggaagtacttgaagtaggcagtgtgtgctgctttacgtagggctgtgtgttgcttttgctaagttgggtgaaactgctgtgtgtgtgtgttgtattgttaagtAAAAGTAAACACTATAAAAACCAGTCCATGTGGCCCtactattgatgtgaggagagagtgagtgagtgtatgcaaCACCATAATCGAtccatcatccctctctcttgGAATGGAACCACCCTTTCAGTTTTTACACATGTTTATATGTTGTCAAACTGAATCAGGTCAGCATTTATTTttgacacattaaatatatcaagactatgtgtgtgtaatttttactTTTGTCCCAGACAATACCCATTAATCTCCTCTAATTATCATTTTTCTTATTGTTGAATGCAGTGATTCTGCTTCTCATAAGTATTCACTTTTCCGAGTTTGTTCTTTTGTATctggtttattcatttttgtatttttgtgcTCAGTGAGTCCACTTGCATTGTGTTTTATATTCATGTCTGGAACAAGAGTTTGCAAGGTCTCAGACGTGACTGAGCTGTTATATCTATGACAGATAGTGAAGGAATTGCTAAAACTGATGTAACCTAAGTGACGATGCTGTCACCTCTTTCACGACGGTGGAACTTAAGCAAGCAAAGTATGGGAAGTTCTGACAAGATGTGCCTGAAGTCATGATCACAGATGGTTGAGATGAAAGGTCCTGTAGCCATttatggccatcggggcagtgaattgatgTCCTTTCCTGATCCTACCCTGCCTTCCTGTGAACACACACCACCATGCAAAATGGTACCTCGAACCCAGATCATGGGATCAGTAATCCAGTGCCTGATCCATTCTGCTATGGTGCCTCCACACTCACAGATGGGGGTGTCAGACTGGTATGTTCAGTGTGTATCATTTGCTAGAagtggcatggtgttgtgtattATGAAGTTTTAGTATCTGTCATTCCTGTTCAGAAGATCAAACAGACATTCAGCAAGATCTGGAGATGAATGAAGGGTTATGTGCGCTGATTCACCACACTATCAACAGGTGGAATACACCAGTTCTAGAAGTGTTGTAATGGGATGCTGGTTCTCCACTGCACTGATCATTTGAATGATATTGTTGGGAAGTCAGCAGGTTTATGAGTTATGAGCAGCACTGGCTTCAACGCCAAATAACATAGCATTTTGCAGTATGCCTAATCTCTGCATGGTGGCCTTGAATTCtccatgacgggtgcaatagccaagtggttcaagcattggactttcagtctgaggatcctggttctgaatcacggtgacggcacctggtgggtaaagagttgagattttttcgatctcccaggtcaacatatgtgcagacctgctagtgcc from the Babylonia areolata isolate BAREFJ2019XMU chromosome 21, ASM4173473v1, whole genome shotgun sequence genome contains:
- the LOC143296627 gene encoding uncharacterized protein LOC143296627 encodes the protein MKKLAGTKWGANNTILKQVYTGNIRPVMEYGSSAWATAAQTNTSRLAKVQNTSMRIITGGLKTTPIITLEATTGLAPLDTRREEKILIQHEKLQRLPSHPAHQQLQEPTKNRLKRSSFNHLAKKLLRTHSDILPSTPEEREPLQDAEEWNLQQDGVFYATDVPGVTSKGDQPDYMLKTLTLEMLHAKYNASVWTRIYTDGSADAAIKNGGSGIFISHPDGHTSTHSLPAGGRSSNYRAELTALREAARLIKADQHPPEYVVFLTDCRSAIQKLQSPMVNFISV